In one Gopherus evgoodei ecotype Sinaloan lineage chromosome 1, rGopEvg1_v1.p, whole genome shotgun sequence genomic region, the following are encoded:
- the LOC115645593 gene encoding olfactory receptor 51G2-like, producing the protein MSAVNDTKSNSAVLLLTGIPGLEDIHLWISIPFCLMYVISIVGNSVILFIIKTDPSLHEPMYIFLSMLAITDLGLSVTTMPTILGIFLFKSREISLEACFAQLFFIHSLSYIESSVLLLMAFDRFVAICNPLRYTSILTLPKIAKMGLVCVLRAVALIFPLLFLLKRFQYCRANVLSHSYCVHQEVMKLACSDITVNSIYGLSIALLTVGLDSLLICLSYIMILRAVRSITSNLESLRALNTCVAHLSAVLLFYTPMLGLPVIHRFGNSSSHSLQIFLGYVYLLVPPLMNPIVYSVKSKHLRVRIIKVFFK; encoded by the coding sequence atgtcagctgtcaatgacaccaaatcCAACTCTGCAGTGTTACTTCTCACCGGAATACCTGGGCTGGAAGACAtccatctctggatctctatCCCTTTCTGCTTAATGTATGTTATTtcgatagtaggaaattcagtcattctgttcattataaaaacagatccaagcctccatgagcccatgtacatttttctttccatgttggccatcacagaccttggcttatCGGTAACCACCATGCCAACGATACTGGGCATATTCTTGTTTAAATCTAGGGAGATCAGCCTTGAGGCCTGTTTTGCTCAGCTGTTTTTCATCCACTCGCTTTCATACATTGAAtcgtctgtgctcttgttgatggcctttgaccgcttTGTCGCGATCTGCAATCCTTTAAGATATACATCCATCTTAACCCTCCCAAAaatagccaagatgggactggtgtgtgtgctaaGGGCAGTGGCCCTAATATTCCCACTCCTCTTTCTCCTGAAACGGTTCCAGTACTGTCGAGCtaatgtcctctcccattcctactgTGTGCACCAAGAGGTCATGAAGTTAGCTTGTTCAGATATCACAGTCAACAGCATCTATGGCTTGTCCATTGCACTCTTAACAGTGGGGTTAGACTCGCTGCTCATCTGCCTCTCTTATATCATGATCCTCAGAGCAGTGCGTAGCATCACATCCAACTTGGAGTCCCTCAGGGCCCTGAACACTTGTGTCGCTCACCTCAGTGCTGTCTTGCTTTTCTACACACCAATGCTTGGCTTGCCTGTGATACACAGATTCGGGAATAGCTCTTCTCACTCGCTTCAGATTTTCCTGGGATATGTATACCTGCTGGTCCCGCCTCTGATGAATCCAATCGTGTACAGcgtgaaaagcaaacaccttcgtgTGAGGATAATCAAGGTGTTCTTCAAGTGA